Proteins from one Deinococcus sp. AB2017081 genomic window:
- a CDS encoding Nudix hydrolase gives MQFGPELHTPIHHRAAGVVILNAAGDILLVREKGVPEQRQKAGLWHIPSGTVEDGENPQDTAVREAWEEAGVRVRLLRFLAAYVGRFPDGVPVLRHAWLAEVMDGSTFRPVMADEVTEVRYVPKADFDALYDAGQIRMHHTKLFYEDALRERDREKRSPLLGSDSSS, from the coding sequence ATGCAGTTCGGCCCGGAGCTGCACACGCCGATCCACCACCGCGCGGCCGGGGTGGTCATCCTGAATGCCGCCGGGGACATCCTGCTCGTCCGCGAGAAGGGCGTGCCGGAGCAGCGCCAGAAGGCCGGACTGTGGCACATCCCGAGCGGCACCGTCGAGGATGGCGAGAACCCGCAGGACACGGCCGTACGCGAGGCGTGGGAGGAGGCCGGCGTGCGCGTCCGGCTGCTCCGGTTCCTGGCCGCCTATGTGGGCCGCTTCCCGGACGGCGTGCCCGTGCTGCGCCACGCGTGGCTGGCCGAGGTCATGGACGGCTCGACCTTCCGCCCGGTCATGGCCGACGAGGTCACAGAGGTGCGCTACGTCCCGAAGGCCGACTTCGACGCCCTGTACGACGCCGGCCAGATCCGCATGCACCATACGAAGCTGTTCTACGAGGACGCCCTGCGCGAGCGAGATAGAGAAAAACGCTCTCCATTACTGGGGAGCGATTCCTCCTCATAG
- a CDS encoding YfiT family bacillithiol transferase: MTDLRYPLGPMPTPLSLTPPERQDALDAIRVLPAELRAAVQGLDDPQLDTPYREGGWTLRQVVHHVADSHMNAYVRVKLALTEENPTVKPYEEQLWAELPDSRLPVDLSLELLERLHTRLSAVLEDVTDFARPWTHPAQGRTLTLDTLLGMYAWHGRHHVAHVTGLRGRRGW; encoded by the coding sequence ATGACCGATCTGCGCTATCCCCTCGGCCCGATGCCCACCCCCCTGAGCCTGACCCCACCGGAGCGCCAGGACGCACTGGACGCGATCCGGGTACTCCCGGCCGAGCTGCGGGCCGCCGTGCAGGGGCTGGATGACCCGCAACTCGACACCCCGTACCGCGAGGGCGGCTGGACGCTGCGGCAGGTCGTCCACCACGTTGCCGACAGCCATATGAACGCCTACGTGCGCGTGAAGCTCGCCCTGACCGAGGAGAACCCGACCGTCAAGCCCTACGAGGAGCAGCTGTGGGCCGAACTGCCGGACTCGCGGCTGCCGGTTGACCTTAGCCTGGAACTGCTGGAGCGGCTGCACACCCGCCTGAGCGCCGTGCTGGAGGACGTGACCGACTTCGCCCGCCCGTGGACGCATCCCGCCCAGGGGCGCACGCTCACGCTGGACACGCTGCTGGGCATGTATGCGTGGCACGGCCGGCACCACGTGGCGCACGTCACGGGTCTGCGCGGGCGCCGGGGCTGGTAA